The Candidatus Sulfotelmatobacter sp. genome has a window encoding:
- a CDS encoding ATP-binding protein translates to MAEAAELLRRVPQFADVPSDQIEWFLSQSQELQVKAGDVYSRQGAPADAMYVLLEGEFQWRGEISGESIVLNGKGGEVTGLLPFSRMKTFGLSGRAITDGRVLRFPATQFPSLLQKMPELVSRLVGLMSDRIREVTRMEQQRDRLAALGKLSAGLAHELNNPASAAKRATSQLRDILKRVRDASHELGRRDLSPSQKSEIEKLEASLTKVDGPPPDALTASALEDQLDSLLRSHGQNDLWQLAADLARRNFKPEALEHVFATLDPDSARAALLRISASVEIADLLNQIESSTSRISELVGAIKEYTFMDQSPVQNVDIVKTLETTLTILNHKLKRGVTVLRDYQKIPLLVNSFGSELNQVWTNLIDNAIDAMGGQGELRVRTYREDDCVVVEIRDNGPGISPEVEPHIFEPFFTTKGVGEGTGLGLDTVQRIVKKHRGSIQVISEPGNTRFQVWLPLAESSG, encoded by the coding sequence ATGGCCGAAGCAGCGGAACTTCTACGACGTGTCCCGCAATTCGCGGACGTACCCAGCGACCAGATCGAATGGTTCCTCAGCCAATCGCAAGAGTTGCAGGTCAAAGCCGGAGATGTGTATTCGCGCCAGGGCGCGCCTGCCGATGCCATGTATGTGCTGCTCGAGGGGGAGTTTCAGTGGCGCGGCGAAATTTCGGGGGAAAGCATTGTGCTAAACGGCAAGGGGGGCGAAGTCACAGGACTCCTGCCGTTTTCCAGAATGAAAACCTTCGGGCTGAGCGGCCGAGCGATAACGGATGGGCGCGTCTTGCGATTTCCTGCCACCCAGTTTCCGTCGCTCTTGCAGAAAATGCCAGAGCTAGTCTCGCGTTTGGTGGGCTTGATGTCGGACAGGATCCGCGAAGTGACCCGGATGGAACAACAACGGGACCGGCTCGCTGCTTTGGGCAAACTTTCAGCGGGGCTGGCGCATGAGCTGAATAATCCGGCGTCGGCGGCGAAGCGCGCCACCAGCCAACTGCGCGATATTCTGAAGCGCGTGCGTGATGCCAGTCACGAGCTGGGACGGCGCGACTTGAGTCCTTCGCAAAAATCGGAGATAGAAAAGTTGGAAGCGTCGCTCACCAAGGTCGATGGACCGCCGCCGGACGCGCTGACGGCTAGCGCCCTCGAAGATCAGCTTGACTCATTGTTGCGCAGTCATGGGCAGAACGATCTGTGGCAGCTCGCCGCCGACCTGGCGCGCAGGAATTTTAAGCCGGAGGCGCTGGAGCATGTGTTTGCCACGCTGGATCCCGATAGCGCGAGGGCAGCATTGCTGAGAATTTCGGCGTCGGTCGAGATCGCCGACCTCCTGAACCAGATCGAGAGCAGCACGTCGAGGATTTCCGAACTGGTGGGCGCGATCAAGGAATACACCTTCATGGATCAGTCGCCGGTGCAGAACGTCGATATTGTGAAGACGCTGGAGACGACGCTTACGATCCTGAACCACAAGCTGAAACGGGGAGTTACGGTGCTGCGGGATTACCAGAAGATTCCGCTGCTGGTGAACTCGTTCGGCAGCGAGCTGAACCAGGTCTGGACCAACCTGATCGACAATGCGATTGACGCCATGGGTGGGCAAGGAGAGCTGCGAGTGCGGACCTATCGCGAGGATGATTGCGTGGTAGTGGAGATCCGCGACAACGGCCCCGGGATTTCACCGGAAGTTGAGCCCCACATTTTTGAACCATTCTTCACCACCAAGGGCGTGGGGGAGGGAACTGGCCTGGGCCTGGATACGGTACAGCGCATCGTTAAGAAACATCGTGGCAGTATTCAGGTGATCTCGGAACCTGGCAATACGCGTTTTCAGGTGTGGCTGCCGCTGGCGGAATCTTCAGGCTAG
- a CDS encoding 5'-3' exonuclease H3TH domain-containing protein, translated as MDVHLIDGTYELFRYFFAVPGAQDINGQEIGAVRGVLGSVLSMIERGATHVGVATDHVVESFRNDLYAGYKTSEGVPPELLSQFPILEEALAAMGVVVWPMVEFEADDALASAAAKSAMDAGVKQVVICTPDKDLGQCVVGTRVVQLDRRRDLVRDEAGVVAKFGVSPRSIPDYLAVVGDSADGFPGVAGWGPKAAALALSQYLHLENIPKDWRKWHLSIGRARALSESLFGAWTDALLFRTLATLRTDVPVFDTVDDLRWKGPSPTFAEYTRKMISPELFRRATEAALSPARSTIGKPF; from the coding sequence ATGGATGTCCACTTGATCGACGGAACCTACGAATTGTTCCGGTATTTTTTCGCTGTGCCCGGCGCGCAAGACATCAACGGCCAGGAAATCGGAGCCGTGCGCGGCGTTCTGGGCTCGGTTTTATCGATGATTGAACGGGGAGCGACTCATGTAGGAGTTGCAACCGACCATGTGGTGGAGTCGTTTCGCAACGACCTCTATGCCGGCTATAAGACCAGCGAAGGCGTTCCTCCGGAGCTGCTTTCGCAGTTTCCCATTCTCGAGGAAGCGCTCGCAGCCATGGGAGTGGTGGTGTGGCCGATGGTTGAGTTCGAGGCTGACGATGCGCTTGCGTCCGCCGCCGCGAAATCCGCTATGGATGCTGGCGTAAAGCAAGTTGTCATTTGTACGCCGGACAAAGATCTGGGTCAATGTGTTGTGGGCACTCGCGTGGTTCAACTGGACCGCAGACGCGACCTGGTGCGGGACGAGGCGGGAGTGGTGGCGAAGTTTGGCGTCAGCCCACGGTCGATTCCGGATTATCTCGCTGTGGTCGGCGACAGTGCCGACGGATTTCCCGGCGTGGCGGGATGGGGCCCGAAGGCTGCGGCGCTCGCTTTGTCGCAGTATCTCCATCTGGAGAACATCCCAAAGGATTGGCGGAAATGGCATCTCTCTATCGGCCGGGCGCGCGCTTTATCCGAATCGCTGTTCGGCGCCTGGACTGACGCGCTGCTGTTTCGCACACTAGCGACCCTGCGAACCGACGTGCCAGTTTTTGATACGGTCGACGACCTTCGCTGGAAGGGGCCGAGTCCGACCTTTGCGGAATACACCCGCAAAATGATCTCGCCGGAGTTATTCCGCCGCGCAACCGAGGCAGCGTTGAGCCCAGCTCGAAGCACGATCGGTAAACCATTTTGA